A stretch of Brassica napus cultivar Da-Ae chromosome C6, Da-Ae, whole genome shotgun sequence DNA encodes these proteins:
- the LOC106406620 gene encoding tRNase Z TRZ3, mitochondrial-like isoform X1, with protein MILNRSLRLLLLSCPLKSSPFLLPRRPFSASYPMEKNKAKNGSKSSPFEFNKRRADGFDETGKAKKNLERKTRKLNPNTTAYAQVLGTGMDTQDTSSSVLLFFDKQRFIFNAGEGLQRFCTEHKIKLSKIDHVFLSRVCSETAGGLPGLLLTLAGIGEEGLSVNVWGPSDLKLLVDAMKCFIPRAAMVHTRSFGPSSTPDPTVLVDDEVVKISAITLEPPRSMEEESCSKSGEISVVYVCELAEIMGKFDLEKAKKVFGVRPGPKYSKLQCGESVRSDEKDITVYPSDVMGPSVPGPIVLLVDCPTESHVAQLLSAKSLESYYSCSGDRGKLVNCIIHLSPSSVTSSPTYQNWMQRFHSTQHILAGHQRKNMEFPILKASSRIAARLNYLCPQFFPAPGFWPPQHVTNSIVDSTPSDQDSNLGKSFSAENLLKFTLRPYAHLGMDRSCIPPELTSSLVLDELLSEIPEIKDKTEEIKQLWNKPNGETESNTLLPSCLENIRRDDMEIVLLGTGSSQPSKYRNVSAIYIDLFSKGSLLLDCGEGTLGQLKRRYGLDGADEAVRKLRCIWISHIHADHHAGLARILALRCKLLKGVAHEPAIVVGPRSLKHFLDAYQRLEELDMEFLDCRSTTKTSWASLEGGKEEGSLFSKGSPMQSVFKTPMTDLPCLKNLKKVLGEIGVEDLISFPVVHCPQAFGVVVKAAERLNSVGKRIPGWKMVYSGDTRPCPEVVEASQDATVLIHEATFEDDLIDEALAKNHSTTKEAIDMGSSAGVYRIVLTHFSQRYPKIPVIDESHMHNTCIAFDLMSINVADLQVLPKVLPYFKTLFKDEIIEEDIDDIALEEAL; from the exons ATGATATTAAACAGAAGCCTACGACTTCTCCTCCTCTCTTGTCCCTTAAAGTCGTCTCCTTTCCTTCTTCCTCGCAGACCCTTCTCTGCTTCATATCCAATGGAGAAGAACAAAGCCAAGAACGGTTCAAAGTCATCTCCTTTCGAGTTCAACAAGAGAAGAGCTGATGGGTTCGACGAAACAGGCAAGGCCAAGAAGAATCTCGAACGAAAAACACGCAAGCTCAATCCCAACACTACTGCTTACGCACAG gtcCTTGGAACGGGAATGGATACACAAGATACTTCGTCTTCTGTATTACTCTTCTTTGATAAACAAAGATTCATCTTCAATGCTGGAGAG GGCTTGCAACGTTTCTGTACAGAACATAAGATCAAACTATCAAAG ATAGATCATGTGTTTCTGTCTCGTGTCTGCTCAGAGACTGCTGGTGGACTTCCAG GTCTTTTACTAACTCTTGCTGGTATCGGTGAAGAAGGGCTTTCG GTGAATGTATGGGGACCTTCAGATCTTAAGTTACTTGTTGATGCAATGAAGTGTTTTATTCCACGCGCTGCTATGGTTCACACACGTAGTTTTGGTCCCTCGAGTACACCTGATCCTACTGTTCTTGTGGATGACGAAGTTGTGAAAATATCAGCCATTACCTTAGAGCCACCTCGCTCTATGGAAGAAGAATCTTGCAGCAAATCCGGCGAGATCTCTGTCGTGTATGTATGTGAATTAGCTGAGATAATGGGCAAGTTTGACTTAGAGAAGGCCAAGAAAGTCTTTGGTGTAAGGCCTGGTCCAAAGTATAGTAAACTTCAGTGTGGAGAATCAGTGAGATCTGATGAAAAGGATATTACG GTTTATCCGAGTGATGTGATGGGACCTTCAGTTCCTGGTCCCATTGTTCTCCTTGTGGACTGTCCAACCGAGTCACACGTTGCACAGCTCTTATCAGCTAAGTCTTTGGAGAGTTACTATTCGTGTTCTGGCGATAGAGGGAAGTTGGTGAATTGTATTATACATCTAAGTCCATCTTCAGTAACAAGTAGTCCTACTTACCAAAACTGGATGCAGAGGTTTCATTCGACTCAACACATTCTTGCTGGACACCAAAG GAAGAATATGGAGTTTCCAATTCTGAAAGCAAGTTCAAGAATCGCTGCAAGACTTAACTACTTATGCCCACAGTTCTTTCCTGCTCCTGGCTTTTGGCCTCCTCAACATGTTACAAACTCAATAGTTGATTCCACCCCTTCAGACCAG GATTCAAATCTTGGTAAAAGCTTTTCTGCTGAAAATCTCCTCAAG TTCACTTTGCGTCCTTATGCTCATCTTGGGATGGATAGATCTTGCATCCCTCCTGAACTGACATCCTCACTAGTACTGGATGAGCTGCTTTCAGAAATTCCTGAGATCAAAGATAAAACCGAAGAAATCAAGCAGTTGTGGAACAAACCAAACGGTGAGACAGAGAGCAACACTCTTCTTCCAAGCTGTCTTGAAAACATTAGACGAGACGATATGGAGATTGTTCTTCTAGGCACTGGCTCTTCCCAGCCTTCAAAATACAGAAACGTCAGCGCCATTTACATTGACTTATTCTCTAAAGGCAGTCTTCTCCTAGACTGTGGTGAAGGAACCTTGGGGCAGCTTAAAAGAAGATACGGTTTAGATGGTGCTGATGAGGCCGTTAGAAAACTGAGATGTATATGGATCTCTCACATCCACGCTGATCACCATGCGGGTCTCGCGAGGATCCTAGCTCTCAGATGCAAGCTTCTGAAAGGAGTGGCTCATGAGCCAGCGATTGTGGTGGGACCGAGGTCGCTTAAACACTTTCTTGATGCTTATCAAAGACTGGAGGAGTTGGATATGGAGTTTCTTGATTGTAGAAGCACCACAAAGACTTCTTGGGCTTCTTTAGAAGGCGGCAAGGAAGAGGGTTCTTTGTTTAGTAAAGGAAGTCCTATGCAGAGTGTCTTCAAAACTCCCATGACGGATCTGCCatgtttgaagaatctgaagAAGGTTCTTGGCGAAATTGGTGTGGAGGATTTGATTAGCTTCCCTGTTGTTCATTGTCCTCAAGCCTTTGGTGTCGTTGTAAAAGCAGCGGAGAGATTGAACAGCGTTGGAAAACGTATCCCTGGATGGAAGATGGTTTACTCAGGCGACACAAGACCTTGTCCTGAGGTTGTGGAAGCATCACAAGATGCAACAGTTCTTATACACGAG GCAACATTTGAAGATGATTTGATAGATGAAGCATTGGCAAAAAACCACAGCACGACTAAAGAAGCAATTGATATGGGATCTTCTGCGGGTGTGTATAGGATTGTTCTCACGCATTTTAGCCAGAGATATCCAAAGATTCCGGTGATTGACGAGTCTCATATGCATAACACTTGCATTGCCTTTGATTTGATGAGCATAAACGTGGCGGATTTGCAAGTGCTTCCTAAGGTTTTACCATATTTCAAGACTTTGTTTAAAGATGAGATCATTGAGGAAGATATAGATGATATCGCTTTGGAAGAAGCTTTGTGA
- the LOC106406620 gene encoding tRNase Z TRZ3, mitochondrial-like isoform X2, producing MILNRSLRLLLLSCPLKSSPFLLPRRPFSASYPMEKNKAKNGSKSSPFEFNKRRADGFDETGKAKKNLERKTRKLNPNTTAYAQVLGTGMDTQDTSSSVLLFFDKQRFIFNAGEGLQRFCTEHKIKLSKIDHVFLSRVCSETAGGLPGLLLTLAGIGEEGLSVNVWGPSDLKLLVDAMKCFIPRAAMVHTRSFGPSSTPDPTVLVDDEVVKISAITLEPPRSMEEESCSKSGEISVVYVCELAEIMGKFDLEKAKKVFGVRPGPKYSKLQCGESVRSDEKDITVYPSDVMGPSVPGPIVLLVDCPTESHVAQLLSAKSLESYYSCSGDRGKLVNCIIHLSPSSVTSSPTYQNWMQRFHSTQHILAGHQRKNMEFPILKASSRIAARLNYLCPQFFPAPGFWPPQHVTNSIVDSTPSDQDSNLGKSFSAENLLKFTLRPYAHLGMDRSCIPPELTSSLVLDELLSEIPEIKDKTEEIKQLWNKPNGETESNTLLPSCLENIRRDDMEIVLLGTGSSQPSKYRNVSAIYIDLFSKGSLLLDCGEGTLGQLKRRYGLDGADEAVRKLRCIWISHIHADHHAGLARILALRCKLLKGVAHEPAIVVGPRSLKHFLDAYQRLEELDMEFLDCRSTTKTSWASLEGGKEEGSLFSKGSPMQSVFKTPMTDLPCLKNLKKVLGEIGVEDLISFPVVHCPQAFGVVVKAAERLNSVGKRIPGWKMVYSGDTRPCPEVVEASQDATVLIHEFG from the exons ATGATATTAAACAGAAGCCTACGACTTCTCCTCCTCTCTTGTCCCTTAAAGTCGTCTCCTTTCCTTCTTCCTCGCAGACCCTTCTCTGCTTCATATCCAATGGAGAAGAACAAAGCCAAGAACGGTTCAAAGTCATCTCCTTTCGAGTTCAACAAGAGAAGAGCTGATGGGTTCGACGAAACAGGCAAGGCCAAGAAGAATCTCGAACGAAAAACACGCAAGCTCAATCCCAACACTACTGCTTACGCACAG gtcCTTGGAACGGGAATGGATACACAAGATACTTCGTCTTCTGTATTACTCTTCTTTGATAAACAAAGATTCATCTTCAATGCTGGAGAG GGCTTGCAACGTTTCTGTACAGAACATAAGATCAAACTATCAAAG ATAGATCATGTGTTTCTGTCTCGTGTCTGCTCAGAGACTGCTGGTGGACTTCCAG GTCTTTTACTAACTCTTGCTGGTATCGGTGAAGAAGGGCTTTCG GTGAATGTATGGGGACCTTCAGATCTTAAGTTACTTGTTGATGCAATGAAGTGTTTTATTCCACGCGCTGCTATGGTTCACACACGTAGTTTTGGTCCCTCGAGTACACCTGATCCTACTGTTCTTGTGGATGACGAAGTTGTGAAAATATCAGCCATTACCTTAGAGCCACCTCGCTCTATGGAAGAAGAATCTTGCAGCAAATCCGGCGAGATCTCTGTCGTGTATGTATGTGAATTAGCTGAGATAATGGGCAAGTTTGACTTAGAGAAGGCCAAGAAAGTCTTTGGTGTAAGGCCTGGTCCAAAGTATAGTAAACTTCAGTGTGGAGAATCAGTGAGATCTGATGAAAAGGATATTACG GTTTATCCGAGTGATGTGATGGGACCTTCAGTTCCTGGTCCCATTGTTCTCCTTGTGGACTGTCCAACCGAGTCACACGTTGCACAGCTCTTATCAGCTAAGTCTTTGGAGAGTTACTATTCGTGTTCTGGCGATAGAGGGAAGTTGGTGAATTGTATTATACATCTAAGTCCATCTTCAGTAACAAGTAGTCCTACTTACCAAAACTGGATGCAGAGGTTTCATTCGACTCAACACATTCTTGCTGGACACCAAAG GAAGAATATGGAGTTTCCAATTCTGAAAGCAAGTTCAAGAATCGCTGCAAGACTTAACTACTTATGCCCACAGTTCTTTCCTGCTCCTGGCTTTTGGCCTCCTCAACATGTTACAAACTCAATAGTTGATTCCACCCCTTCAGACCAG GATTCAAATCTTGGTAAAAGCTTTTCTGCTGAAAATCTCCTCAAG TTCACTTTGCGTCCTTATGCTCATCTTGGGATGGATAGATCTTGCATCCCTCCTGAACTGACATCCTCACTAGTACTGGATGAGCTGCTTTCAGAAATTCCTGAGATCAAAGATAAAACCGAAGAAATCAAGCAGTTGTGGAACAAACCAAACGGTGAGACAGAGAGCAACACTCTTCTTCCAAGCTGTCTTGAAAACATTAGACGAGACGATATGGAGATTGTTCTTCTAGGCACTGGCTCTTCCCAGCCTTCAAAATACAGAAACGTCAGCGCCATTTACATTGACTTATTCTCTAAAGGCAGTCTTCTCCTAGACTGTGGTGAAGGAACCTTGGGGCAGCTTAAAAGAAGATACGGTTTAGATGGTGCTGATGAGGCCGTTAGAAAACTGAGATGTATATGGATCTCTCACATCCACGCTGATCACCATGCGGGTCTCGCGAGGATCCTAGCTCTCAGATGCAAGCTTCTGAAAGGAGTGGCTCATGAGCCAGCGATTGTGGTGGGACCGAGGTCGCTTAAACACTTTCTTGATGCTTATCAAAGACTGGAGGAGTTGGATATGGAGTTTCTTGATTGTAGAAGCACCACAAAGACTTCTTGGGCTTCTTTAGAAGGCGGCAAGGAAGAGGGTTCTTTGTTTAGTAAAGGAAGTCCTATGCAGAGTGTCTTCAAAACTCCCATGACGGATCTGCCatgtttgaagaatctgaagAAGGTTCTTGGCGAAATTGGTGTGGAGGATTTGATTAGCTTCCCTGTTGTTCATTGTCCTCAAGCCTTTGGTGTCGTTGTAAAAGCAGCGGAGAGATTGAACAGCGTTGGAAAACGTATCCCTGGATGGAAGATGGTTTACTCAGGCGACACAAGACCTTGTCCTGAGGTTGTGGAAGCATCACAAGATGCAACAGTTCTTATACACGAG ttcGGTTAG
- the LOC106404516 gene encoding aquaporin TIP2-1, with product MAGIDFSCEDSFKLVSLKAYLAEFISTLLFVFAGVGSAIAFGKLTNNAALDAPGLVAIAVCHGFALFVAVSIAANHSGGHVNPAVTFGLVLGGKLKIVTGVCYWVAQLLGSTAACFLLKFVTGGLAIPIHSVAAGVGSTEGVVMEIIITFALVYTVYATAVDPKNGTLGIIAPLAIGLIVGANILAAGPFSGGSMNPARSFGPALVAGDFSGHWVYWVGPLVGGGLAGVIYSNAFIAESNQETESEHVPLISA from the exons ATGGCCGGTATTGACTTTTCCTGTGAAGACTCCTTTAAGTTGGTGTCTTTGAAAGCTTACCTCGCCGAGTTCATCTCCACTTTGCTCTTTGTTTTCGCCGGCGTTGGCTCCGCCATTGCTTTTG GGAAGCTAACGAATAATGCGGCTCTTGATGCGCCCGGTCTAGTTGCGATTGCCGTTTGCCACGGTTTTGCCCTCTTCGTCGCGGTTTCCATCGCAGCAAACCACTCCGGTGGTCATGTGAACCCAGCCGTCACCTTTGGCCTTGTTCTGGGTGGAAAATTGAAAATCGTCACAGGAGTTTGCTATTGGGTTGCTCAGCTTCTTGGCTCCACCGCTGCTTGTTTCCTTCTTAAATTTGTCACCGGTGGTTTG GCGATTCCAATCCACAGCGTTGCGGCTGGAGTAGGGTCCACTGAAGGAGTAGTGATGGAGATCATAATCACATTTGCATTGGTCTACACTGTTTACGCCACAGCCGTTGATCCCAAGAATGGCACTCTCGGAATCATCGCACCACTTGCTATTGGTCTCATCGTCGGTGCTAACATTCTTGCCGCTGGCCCGTTCTCTGGTGGTTCCATGAACCCTGCTCGTTCCTTTGGACCAGCTCTTGTGGCTGGTGACTTTTCAGGACATTGGGTCTATTGGGTCGGTCCACTTGTTGGTGGTGGACTCGCTGGAGTTATATACTCCAACGCTTTTATCGCCGAGTCCAACCAAGAGACTGAGTCTGAGCATGTTCCTCTTATCTCTGCTTAA